Proteins encoded within one genomic window of Felis catus isolate Fca126 chromosome C1, F.catus_Fca126_mat1.0, whole genome shotgun sequence:
- the PTMA gene encoding prothymosin alpha isoform X2 yields MSDAAVDTSSEITTKDLKEKKEVVEEAENGRDAPANGNANEENGEQEADNEVDEEEEEGGEEEEEEEEGDGEEEDGDEDEEAEAATGKRAAEDDEDDDVDTKKQKTDEDD; encoded by the exons ATGTCAGACGCGGCCGTGGACACCAGCTCCGAGATCACCACCAAG GACttaaaggagaagaaggaagttgTGGAGGAGGCGGAGAATGGAAGAGACGCCCCTGCTAATGGGAACGCT AATGAGGAAAATGGGGAGCAGGAGGCTGACAATGAGGtagatgaagaagaggaagaagggggagaggaagaagaggaggaggaggaaggtgatg gggaggaagaggatggAGACGaagatgaggaggctgaggcagCTACGGGCAAACGGGCAGCTGAAGATGATGAG GATGACGATGTCGACACCAAGAAGCAGAAGACCGACGAGGATGACTAg
- the PTMA gene encoding prothymosin alpha isoform X1: MSDAAVDTSSEITTKDLKEKKEVVEEAENGRDAPANGNAENEENGEQEADNEVDEEEEEGGEEEEEEEEGDGEEEDGDEDEEAEAATGKRAAEDDEDDDVDTKKQKTDEDD; the protein is encoded by the exons ATGTCAGACGCGGCCGTGGACACCAGCTCCGAGATCACCACCAAG GACttaaaggagaagaaggaagttgTGGAGGAGGCGGAGAATGGAAGAGACGCCCCTGCTAATGGGAACGCT GAGAATGAGGAAAATGGGGAGCAGGAGGCTGACAATGAGGtagatgaagaagaggaagaagggggagaggaagaagaggaggaggaggaaggtgatg gggaggaagaggatggAGACGaagatgaggaggctgaggcagCTACGGGCAAACGGGCAGCTGAAGATGATGAG GATGACGATGTCGACACCAAGAAGCAGAAGACCGACGAGGATGACTAg